From a single Cyclobacterium marinum DSM 745 genomic region:
- a CDS encoding aspartate kinase, with the protein MIQPLVYKFGGASIKDAKAIQRIAQLLKSRWVNNLVIVVSAAGKTTDRLEELISLSFENKEFSRPLLELMEYHLDLCKGLFEEDHSIYARVENHFAQLHRALENTAIKDNQGFFYDQIIGYGELISTRIIQEYLCLIGCSCLWQDARELISTDSHTKMAKVDWALTMQHCRKALIPKLETFPVVTQGFIGKDLQGNTTTLGREGSDFTAAILGVSLGASSVTIWKDVAGILNGDPDLFPDAVKFEYLDFEEAAEMTYYGASVIHPKTIKPLSKHGISLYVQSFLDPDKPGTVIGSFGQAPRIPITIIKNNLILIELRIRDLSMLGGFHFDYIYDVADDIHAEIQLTQAAAAHLNIVINTVSLTDEQIVKAFRDIFHVKVNRGLKLITVKNPTTVELDHYRRMEADLILEQRSLDLVQWLFKV; encoded by the coding sequence ATGATACAACCTTTGGTTTATAAATTTGGTGGAGCGTCTATAAAAGACGCCAAAGCAATTCAAAGAATTGCACAGTTACTCAAAAGTCGATGGGTAAATAACTTGGTAATAGTTGTTTCTGCAGCCGGAAAAACAACGGATAGACTAGAAGAACTTATTAGCTTATCCTTTGAAAATAAGGAATTTAGTAGGCCATTATTGGAATTGATGGAATACCATTTGGACCTATGCAAAGGCTTGTTTGAAGAAGATCATTCGATCTATGCAAGGGTTGAAAATCATTTTGCTCAACTGCATCGTGCACTGGAAAATACTGCGATAAAAGATAATCAAGGGTTTTTTTATGACCAGATAATAGGCTATGGTGAATTGATTTCCACCAGAATAATTCAAGAATACCTATGCCTGATTGGCTGTTCCTGTTTGTGGCAAGATGCACGAGAGTTGATTAGTACGGATTCTCATACCAAAATGGCTAAAGTAGATTGGGCGTTAACCATGCAGCATTGTAGAAAAGCACTTATTCCAAAACTTGAAACATTTCCTGTTGTGACCCAGGGTTTTATAGGAAAGGATCTTCAAGGAAACACCACAACCCTTGGAAGAGAGGGGTCAGACTTTACTGCTGCAATATTAGGTGTAAGCCTTGGAGCTTCGTCAGTTACCATCTGGAAAGATGTAGCAGGTATCCTGAATGGCGATCCGGATCTCTTTCCTGATGCGGTCAAATTCGAATACCTTGATTTTGAAGAAGCTGCCGAGATGACTTATTATGGGGCTAGTGTGATTCATCCAAAAACGATAAAACCATTAAGCAAGCACGGAATATCTCTTTATGTGCAATCATTTTTGGACCCTGACAAACCTGGGACAGTAATTGGTTCATTTGGGCAAGCCCCAAGAATACCAATTACCATAATAAAAAACAATTTGATCCTTATTGAACTTAGAATAAGAGATCTATCCATGTTGGGAGGTTTTCATTTTGATTATATTTATGATGTGGCAGATGATATCCATGCAGAAATTCAATTGACCCAAGCTGCTGCTGCCCATCTGAATATAGTAATCAACACAGTATCATTGACTGATGAGCAAATCGTCAAAGCCTTTAGGGATATTTTTCATGTGAAGGTGAATAGAGGGCTGAAGCTGATAACGGTTAAAAACCCCACTACGGTAGAATTGGACCATTACAGAAGAATGGAAGCCGATTTAATTCTAGAACAAAGAAGTCTTGATTTGGTGCAATGGCTGTTTAAAGTTTAA
- a CDS encoding low molecular weight protein-tyrosine-phosphatase, which translates to MIKVLFICLGNICRSPLAEALFNHKIKQKGYEDYLCCDSCGTSDYHIGELPDERTMASAAKNGIKINHRGRQLNRTDFRDFDYLIAMDDSNILNIKQAADLHKTTVNNLFLMRSFQKNAAFSEVPDPYYGGVDGFQKVYEILDSSLDGFIESLEKNHPEIGQK; encoded by the coding sequence ATGATAAAAGTATTGTTTATATGCTTAGGTAATATTTGCCGCTCACCATTGGCCGAAGCGCTTTTCAATCATAAAATTAAACAAAAAGGGTATGAAGATTATCTATGCTGCGATAGTTGCGGAACTTCAGATTATCACATAGGTGAATTACCCGATGAGAGAACCATGGCCTCTGCTGCAAAAAACGGCATCAAAATAAATCACCGTGGAAGGCAACTTAACAGGACAGATTTCAGGGATTTTGATTACCTAATTGCCATGGATGATTCCAATATTCTGAACATTAAACAAGCAGCAGACCTACATAAGACAACAGTTAATAATCTGTTTTTGATGCGATCATTCCAAAAAAATGCTGCCTTTAGTGAAGTACCGGACCCCTACTACGGAGGTGTTGACGGGTTTCAGAAGGTTTATGAAATCCTTGACAGTTCTTTGGACGGCTTTATAGAATCCCTAGAAAAAAATCATCCCGAAATAGGCCAAAAGTAA
- a CDS encoding Fur family transcriptional regulator — translation MNVDRLKEKITSKGMKFTHQRLVIYRSLCNSQDHPTAEMVYNQITEENPSISMGTVYKTLESFVNAGILQKFRDDQGLMRFDPVMETHSHLYCNESSDIRDYKNPDLEELLHTFFKENQIDGFEVEEVSLVIKGKTK, via the coding sequence ATGAATGTTGATAGACTAAAAGAGAAGATTACATCAAAGGGCATGAAATTTACCCACCAGCGGTTGGTGATTTATCGGTCTTTGTGTAATTCTCAAGATCATCCTACTGCGGAGATGGTTTATAATCAGATTACTGAAGAGAATCCGAGTATCTCGATGGGTACTGTTTACAAAACTTTAGAAAGCTTTGTTAACGCCGGTATTCTGCAAAAGTTCAGAGATGACCAGGGTTTGATGCGTTTCGATCCTGTGATGGAGACGCACAGTCATCTGTATTGTAATGAAAGCAGCGACATTCGAGATTACAAAAATCCTGATTTGGAGGAATTGCTACATACTTTTTTCAAAGAGAACCAAATTGATGGTTTTGAAGTTGAAGAAGTATCGTTGGTAATTAAGGGAAAAACAAAATAA
- a CDS encoding peroxiredoxin, with the protein MSLVGKKAPLFSVPAVIDGEEIVEDFSLEQFIGKKDVIFFFYPKDFTFVCPTEILAFQEKLEEFEKRGVAVIGASCDTEESHLAWLNTPKAEGGIQGVTYPIIADPVKTVAHNFGVLAGDWNYNEEGELTYQGLPVAYRATFLIDKEGTVRHETVNDLPLGRNIDEMLRLIDALRHVEKYGEVCPANWEEGKEAMSATREGVASYLSKN; encoded by the coding sequence ATGTCATTAGTTGGAAAAAAAGCACCTTTATTTAGCGTACCTGCTGTAATTGATGGAGAAGAAATAGTTGAAGATTTCTCTTTAGAGCAATTTATCGGTAAAAAAGATGTTATTTTCTTTTTCTACCCAAAGGACTTTACATTTGTATGTCCTACTGAAATTCTTGCATTCCAAGAGAAATTAGAAGAATTTGAAAAAAGAGGAGTAGCGGTTATTGGCGCATCTTGTGATACAGAAGAGTCTCACCTTGCTTGGTTAAATACACCAAAAGCGGAAGGTGGAATCCAAGGGGTTACTTATCCTATCATTGCTGATCCGGTAAAAACTGTAGCTCATAACTTTGGTGTACTTGCAGGAGATTGGAATTACAACGAAGAAGGTGAACTTACTTACCAAGGCCTTCCTGTTGCTTACAGAGCTACTTTCCTTATTGACAAAGAAGGAACAGTTAGACATGAAACAGTAAATGACCTTCCTTTGGGAAGAAATATCGACGAGATGTTGCGTCTAATTGATGCTCTAAGACACGTTGAAAAATATGGAGAAGTATGCCCTGCAAACTGGGAAGAAGGTAAAGAGGCAATGAGCGCGACCAGAGAAGGTGTGGCTTCTTATTTGTCAAAAAACTAA
- a CDS encoding GAF domain-containing protein: MVNEEDRLKELDSYQVVDTAPEKELDELANIAKLICDVPFSFITIIDKNEQWLKVNSGLKFNKTSRKDSFCQYALNNPNEVMVVNDLTKDLRFKDNPFVKGNPKIRFYAGAPLATPRGNVLGTLCIFDQKPREISINHRKALFALAKKAMDHLNHRKLILEQKNKIESNADELKKLTDNVPIGIFLLKKDTNGKLSFEFLNRGLKNLQLDISYEKWQSSPELGFALVHPEDKENFSKNLFDSFNNLKPLYTEYRFKSKNGYRWHFVTAQAQKSKDGSVRLYGCFQDINNRVELEKAIEQISFDISHVLRKPVTSLLGLTQLIHTEKVIKKAELREYVEHIKSVSLELDSFTRELYAIYNEKRKKFNTIKK, translated from the coding sequence ATGGTAAATGAAGAAGACAGATTAAAAGAACTTGATTCTTATCAAGTTGTAGATACAGCTCCTGAAAAAGAATTGGATGAATTGGCCAATATTGCAAAATTAATCTGTGATGTTCCGTTTTCCTTTATAACCATTATAGATAAAAATGAGCAATGGTTAAAAGTAAATTCCGGGCTGAAATTCAATAAAACCAGTAGGAAAGATTCTTTCTGTCAATACGCCCTCAATAACCCTAACGAAGTGATGGTCGTGAATGATCTGACCAAAGATCTTAGGTTTAAGGACAACCCATTTGTTAAGGGCAATCCTAAAATACGTTTTTACGCCGGCGCTCCACTGGCCACACCAAGAGGGAATGTTTTGGGTACACTTTGTATTTTTGACCAAAAACCAAGAGAAATTTCAATCAATCATAGGAAAGCACTATTCGCCTTGGCAAAAAAAGCAATGGACCATCTCAATCACCGGAAATTAATTCTGGAACAAAAGAATAAGATTGAATCCAATGCAGACGAATTAAAAAAGTTAACAGATAATGTACCAATTGGGATTTTTTTACTAAAAAAGGATACAAATGGTAAGTTAAGTTTTGAGTTTTTAAACAGGGGTTTAAAAAATCTACAATTAGATATTAGTTATGAAAAATGGCAAAGTTCACCTGAGTTAGGTTTTGCGTTGGTACACCCTGAAGACAAGGAAAATTTTAGTAAAAATTTATTTGATTCTTTCAATAATTTGAAACCACTGTACACAGAATACCGATTCAAGTCGAAAAATGGATATAGGTGGCATTTTGTAACTGCCCAAGCACAGAAATCCAAGGATGGTAGTGTACGATTGTATGGTTGCTTTCAAGATATAAACAACCGTGTAGAGTTGGAAAAAGCAATTGAGCAAATATCATTTGATATCTCTCATGTATTGAGAAAACCGGTTACCAGTTTATTGGGATTAACCCAATTGATCCATACCGAAAAAGTGATAAAAAAGGCCGAGTTGCGAGAGTATGTGGAACATATAAAATCAGTGTCCTTAGAATTGGACAGCTTCACAAGAGAACTGTACGCCATATACAATGAAAAAAGAAAAAAATTCAATACCATAAAGAAATAA
- a CDS encoding heavy metal translocating P-type ATPase, giving the protein MADKSEERSCCESESCCEVGTKPKNTKQNVWQSPWIPSIFSFIILFVAILAEDKVPFNVFGINGWLFVYLLAYSFVGFPVLNTAWKLIQKGEVFTEFFLMGIATIGAFAIGEYPEGVAVMLFYTIGELLQHGAVSKAKNNIQALLDIRPNQARVIKGGNPYLVKPENVEEGEIIEVRAGEKVPLDAQLLSKGGTFNTAALTGESLPAEIKEGEEVLAGMVNLEDLISLRVLRPFDESSLQKIILTVKEATSKKAKTEQFIRKFAKIYTPIVFYMALALVIIPYFVLEDYAFNDWLYRALVFLVISCPCALVISIPLGYFGGIGAASRKGILFKGSNFLDGITRVNTVLFDKTGTLTKGVFSVEKVETLPNALTDWTVLAASVEANTNHPIGQAIVRHINSKLLPVDSLKEFPGKGLEGQVNNRSILVGNRLLLENQHSLQVPPESDPNKTIIYCAIDGVLCGYFVLADEIKHDAKAAFTSLRKLGIQQLMVLSGDKKEVVKALGKELNADEAFGGMLPEEKYAKIEAIKKDPDKIVAFVGDGINDAPSIAAADVGIGMGGIGSDLAIETADVVIQTDHPSKVALAFEIGKATKRIVWQNISLAFFVKFLVLSLGAAGLAGMWEAVFADVGVALLAVLNAIRINYLFK; this is encoded by the coding sequence ATGGCAGATAAATCTGAAGAGCGCTCTTGTTGCGAAAGTGAAAGTTGTTGCGAGGTAGGAACTAAACCGAAAAACACAAAGCAGAATGTATGGCAATCCCCATGGATCCCCAGTATCTTTTCCTTTATCATATTATTCGTTGCCATTTTAGCTGAAGATAAAGTGCCATTCAATGTATTTGGTATCAACGGCTGGCTGTTTGTTTACCTCCTTGCCTATTCCTTTGTCGGATTTCCTGTCTTAAATACTGCTTGGAAACTCATTCAAAAAGGAGAGGTTTTCACGGAATTTTTTTTGATGGGCATTGCAACCATCGGAGCATTTGCCATCGGAGAATATCCTGAAGGGGTTGCTGTGATGCTTTTTTATACCATAGGTGAATTACTTCAACACGGAGCAGTAAGCAAAGCAAAGAACAATATACAGGCACTTTTGGACATCAGACCAAATCAGGCTCGCGTAATTAAAGGCGGAAATCCCTACTTAGTTAAACCGGAAAATGTGGAAGAAGGGGAAATTATAGAAGTAAGGGCAGGGGAAAAGGTGCCTTTGGATGCACAATTATTAAGTAAAGGGGGAACCTTCAATACCGCGGCCTTAACAGGAGAAAGTTTGCCGGCTGAAATTAAAGAAGGTGAAGAAGTTTTGGCAGGGATGGTCAACTTAGAGGATTTAATAAGCTTGCGGGTGCTGAGACCTTTTGATGAGAGTTCTCTCCAGAAGATCATTTTAACAGTTAAGGAGGCCACATCAAAAAAAGCAAAGACGGAACAATTTATTCGAAAATTTGCCAAAATCTATACCCCTATCGTTTTCTATATGGCCTTGGCCTTGGTGATTATTCCCTATTTCGTGCTGGAAGACTATGCATTCAATGATTGGCTCTATCGAGCTTTGGTATTTCTAGTTATTTCTTGCCCTTGCGCACTGGTGATTTCTATTCCTTTAGGTTATTTCGGAGGTATAGGAGCTGCTTCCAGAAAAGGGATTTTGTTTAAAGGTTCAAACTTTTTGGATGGTATTACCAGGGTCAATACTGTATTGTTCGACAAAACAGGAACATTGACCAAGGGGGTATTTTCCGTTGAAAAAGTGGAAACCTTGCCTAATGCCTTAACCGATTGGACAGTCCTAGCAGCCTCAGTAGAAGCCAATACGAACCACCCCATTGGACAAGCCATTGTTCGGCATATAAATTCAAAATTGTTACCAGTGGATTCACTTAAAGAATTCCCGGGTAAAGGATTGGAAGGGCAGGTAAATAATAGAAGTATACTTGTTGGCAATAGGTTGCTTTTGGAAAATCAACACTCGCTTCAGGTACCTCCCGAATCAGATCCGAATAAAACAATCATTTATTGTGCAATAGACGGAGTTCTTTGTGGATATTTTGTATTAGCTGATGAAATAAAACATGATGCCAAAGCTGCCTTTACCTCGCTTAGAAAACTTGGTATTCAACAACTAATGGTATTATCCGGAGATAAAAAGGAAGTGGTAAAAGCATTGGGAAAAGAACTTAATGCTGATGAAGCTTTTGGTGGAATGCTTCCTGAAGAAAAATATGCTAAAATTGAGGCCATAAAAAAAGACCCGGATAAAATTGTAGCATTTGTTGGTGATGGGATCAATGATGCCCCTTCGATTGCTGCTGCAGATGTAGGAATAGGCATGGGAGGTATCGGTAGTGACTTGGCCATTGAAACAGCCGACGTTGTAATTCAAACTGATCATCCCTCCAAGGTGGCCCTTGCTTTTGAAATTGGGAAAGCTACCAAAAGGATTGTTTGGCAAAATATTTCGCTTGCATTTTTTGTAAAGTTTCTCGTGTTAAGTTTAGGGGCTGCAGGGTTGGCAGGTATGTGGGAAGCGGTTTTTGCCGATGTTGGCGTTGCTCTTTTGGCTGTGTTAAATGCCATTAGGATTAACTATTTATTTAAATAA